From Eptesicus fuscus isolate TK198812 chromosome 13, DD_ASM_mEF_20220401, whole genome shotgun sequence, the proteins below share one genomic window:
- the TCP11L1 gene encoding T-complex protein 11-like protein 1 isoform X5 encodes MSENLEKSNLNEAGNSKSNDSEQGLEDAMDGSEVALQEKKSGSPRTQRVQRPHSSPPRFVTVEELLETAKGVTNMALAHEIVVNGDFQIKPVELPEDSLEKKVKEIVHKAFWDCLSVQLSEDPPTYDHAIKLLGEIKETLLSFLLPGHTRLRNQITEVLDLDLIKQEAENGALDISKLVEFIIGMMGTLCAPARDEEVKKLKDIKEIVPLFRAIFSVLDLMKVDMANFAVSSIRPHLMQQSVEYERKKFQELLEKQPNSLDFVTQWLGEAADDLMNQKYKNALPAGGGAAGSGDSAMPSPVAVQNYAYLKLLKWDHLQQPFPETVLMDQARFQELQLQLEHLTVLGAVLLVTFSMAASGISSQANFAEKLKMIVKILLTDMHLPSFHLKDALTTVGEKVCLEIAES; translated from the exons ATGTCTGAAAATCTTGAAAAGTCCAATCTAAATGAAGCAGGAAATTCAAAATCAAATGATTCTGAACAAGGCCTTGAAGATGCCATGGACGGTTCTGAGGTAGCTTTACAGGAAAAAAAGTCAGGCTCTCCTCGCACCCAAAGAGTGCAAAGACCTCACT CCAGTCCTCCTCGCTTTGTGACAGTGGAAGAGCTTCTAGAGACAGCAAAAGGAGTCACTAACATGGCTCTAGCCCATGAAATTGTAGTCAATGGAGACTTCCAGATTAAACCTGTGGAATTACCAGAAGACAG TTTGGAGAAGAAAGTAAAGGAGATTGTACATAAAGCTTTTTGGGATTGCTTGAGTGTCCAGCTAAGTGAAGACCCCCCAACCTATGACCATGCCATTAAACTTCTCGGGGAGATCAAAGAG ACTCTCTTATCTTTCTTGCTGCCTGGTCACACTAGACTGAGAAACCAGATTACGGAAGTCTTGGATCTGGATCTCATAAAGCAGGAGGCAGAGAATGGGGCCCTTGACATTTCCAAGCTGGTTGAATTCATTATTGGCATGATGGGAACACTGTGTGCACCTGCTCGAGATGAGGAAGTTAAGAAGCTAAAGGACATTAAGGAAATAGTGCCCCTTTTCAG GGCAATTTTTTCTGTGTTGGACCTAATGAAAGTGGACATGGCAAACTTTGCTGTCAGTAGCATCAGGCCACATCTCATGCAACAGTCAGTTGAATATGAAAGGAAGAAGTTTCAAGAGCTTTTGGAGAAGCAGCCAA ATTCCCTGGACTTTGTCACCCAGTGGTTGGGAGAAGCCGCAGATGACCTAATGAATCAGAAGTATAAAAATGCCCtgccagccgggggcggggccgctggCTCGGGGGACAGTGCCATGCCCAGTCCTGTTGCTGTCCAGAATTACGCGTACCTGAAGCTTCTGAAGTGGGACCACCTCCAGCAACCTTTCCCCGAG ACAGTGCTGATGGACCAGGCTCGCTTCCAAGAGCTCCAGCTGCAGCTGGAACACCTGACTGTCCTGGGGGCGGTGCTGCTGGTCACGTTCAGCATGGCCGCCTCAGGCATTTCCAGCCAGGCCAACTTCGCTGAGAAACTCAAGATGATCGTGAAGATCCTGCTAACAGATATGCATCTGCC